The following proteins come from a genomic window of Microbacterium sp. SY138:
- a CDS encoding APC family permease, whose translation MPLARRLTLADAVAIGLGSMIGAGVFAVWAPAIGVAGSGILIALAIAAVVAYCNATSSAQLAAAHPVAGGTYAYARAEIGPWWGFIAGWSFVIGKIASCAAMAMTFAAYAAPAGWQVPVAVSAVVLLAVVNCFGVTRTALVTRILVACSLLGLAVAVGFGIAAAPTAAPPPLPEATVYGVLQGAGLLFFAFAGYARIATMGEEVVDPARTIPRAIVFALGGAVVVYALVGSVVVLVLGAEAIGATAPLVDLLAAAGASVWIPVLRVAAAAASLGALLALLTGIGRTTLAMAREGDVPRFLAKIDRNHQVPQRAEITIALIVIAIVLVADLRGAIGFSSFGVLLYYLIANAAAFRQRGRARRYPRALQVLGALGCLVLVNTLPVFASIIGTAVVLLGIGYRLLRLRLTRA comes from the coding sequence ATGCCCCTCGCCCGTCGCCTGACACTCGCGGATGCCGTCGCCATCGGCCTCGGATCGATGATCGGCGCCGGCGTCTTCGCGGTGTGGGCACCCGCGATCGGGGTCGCCGGGAGCGGGATCCTCATCGCCCTCGCGATCGCCGCCGTCGTCGCGTACTGCAACGCCACCTCGTCGGCGCAGCTCGCCGCCGCCCACCCCGTCGCCGGCGGCACGTATGCCTATGCCCGCGCCGAGATCGGCCCCTGGTGGGGCTTCATCGCGGGGTGGAGCTTCGTGATCGGCAAGATCGCGAGCTGCGCAGCCATGGCCATGACGTTCGCCGCCTATGCAGCCCCCGCCGGCTGGCAGGTGCCCGTCGCCGTCTCGGCCGTCGTGCTTCTCGCCGTCGTGAACTGCTTCGGTGTGACCCGCACAGCACTGGTCACCCGCATCCTCGTGGCGTGCTCGCTGCTCGGGCTCGCGGTCGCGGTCGGATTCGGTATAGCAGCCGCCCCGACGGCCGCTCCTCCTCCGCTGCCCGAGGCGACGGTCTACGGGGTGCTCCAGGGAGCCGGGCTGCTGTTCTTCGCGTTCGCCGGATACGCGCGCATCGCGACGATGGGCGAAGAGGTCGTCGACCCCGCCCGCACGATCCCCCGTGCGATCGTGTTCGCCCTGGGCGGCGCCGTTGTCGTGTACGCACTGGTCGGGTCGGTCGTCGTGCTCGTGCTCGGTGCCGAAGCGATCGGGGCGACGGCGCCGCTGGTCGATCTGCTCGCCGCAGCCGGTGCATCGGTGTGGATTCCGGTGCTCCGCGTGGCCGCGGCTGCCGCCTCGCTCGGCGCGCTCCTGGCGCTGCTGACCGGAATCGGCCGCACGACCCTGGCGATGGCCCGCGAGGGCGATGTTCCGCGGTTCCTCGCGAAGATCGACCGGAACCACCAGGTTCCGCAGCGTGCCGAGATCACCATCGCCCTCATCGTGATCGCCATCGTGCTCGTCGCCGACCTGCGCGGTGCCATCGGCTTCTCCTCCTTCGGTGTCCTCCTCTACTACCTCATCGCGAACGCCGCGGCCTTCCGGCAGCGCGGGCGTGCGCGACGCTACCCGCGAGCGCTGCAGGTTCTCGGTGCCCTCGGATGTCTGGTCCTGGTGAACACCCTGCCCGTGTTCGCGTCGATCATCGGCACCGCCGTCGTGCTGCTCGGCATCGGATACCGCCTGCTGCGTCTGCGGCTCACACGGGCCTGA
- a CDS encoding SGNH/GDSL hydrolase family protein, translating to MSRFRIPVLAGATLVALLIGFRLVLGRQAALARRRIGKPLGEEALDADRLWRRGLDGAPLDLLVLGDSIAAGLGAEHRKETLGGRLAKSTGRRMHRPVRLRTAAAVGAESPDLPAQLDALPAEYRPHVAVIVVGGNDVTHRLPVGLSAQHLHETIRRLREMGAEVVVGTCPDLGALRAVPQPLRRIASSLSRRLAEIQDETARQAGAEPVDLRHAVGSMFFDEPEAMFSLDRFHPSALGYRRTAEALLPAVYRAAERSLSSRRPSAPR from the coding sequence GTGAGCCGCTTCCGCATCCCCGTTCTGGCCGGGGCGACACTCGTTGCGCTCCTCATCGGCTTCCGGCTCGTGCTCGGCCGACAGGCGGCGCTCGCGCGACGGCGGATCGGGAAGCCGCTGGGGGAGGAAGCACTCGATGCGGATCGCCTCTGGCGTCGAGGTCTCGACGGAGCGCCCCTCGACCTGCTGGTGCTCGGCGACTCGATCGCCGCGGGTCTCGGAGCCGAGCACCGCAAGGAGACGCTCGGCGGGCGTCTGGCGAAGTCGACAGGACGCCGGATGCACCGCCCCGTGAGGCTGCGCACGGCGGCAGCGGTCGGTGCGGAGTCGCCCGATCTCCCCGCTCAGCTCGACGCCCTGCCCGCCGAGTACCGCCCACACGTGGCCGTGATCGTCGTCGGAGGGAACGACGTGACCCACCGGCTGCCGGTGGGGCTGTCCGCGCAGCATCTGCACGAGACGATCCGCCGGCTGCGCGAGATGGGTGCCGAGGTCGTCGTGGGCACCTGCCCCGACCTCGGTGCGTTGCGCGCCGTGCCGCAGCCCCTCCGGCGGATCGCGTCGAGCCTGTCGCGCCGTCTCGCTGAGATCCAGGACGAGACGGCCCGACAGGCGGGCGCCGAGCCGGTGGATCTGCGCCACGCGGTGGGATCGATGTTCTTCGACGAGCCCGAAGCGATGTTCAGCCTCGACCGCTTCCATCCGAGCGCGCTCGGGTATCGCCGCACAGCCGAGGCGCTGCTGCCGGCGGTGTATCGCGCGGCGGAGAGGTCGCTCAGCTCGCGCCGTCCGTCGGCTCCGCGCTGA
- a CDS encoding MazG family protein, producing the protein MHAVRDRCVWSQQITHRDLVPYLIEESHEVIDAVEAGSRDDLREELGDLLWQVLFHSAIAAQDPDDPFDIDDVARTLTEKMVRRHPHVFAGEVADTPEQVLVHWNAAKAAEKRTRRSVLDGVPRGMPALALAQKLAGRAAGAGVTIDPTPAAVSPDSEAELGEALLALVATARAEGWDAERALRERLRVLEDDVRAAEAAS; encoded by the coding sequence ATGCACGCGGTCAGGGACCGCTGCGTGTGGTCGCAGCAGATCACGCACCGCGACCTCGTGCCGTACCTCATCGAGGAGTCGCACGAGGTGATCGACGCGGTCGAGGCCGGCAGTCGCGACGACCTTCGCGAGGAGCTGGGCGATCTGCTGTGGCAGGTGCTGTTCCACTCCGCCATCGCGGCTCAGGACCCGGATGATCCGTTCGACATCGACGATGTGGCGCGCACGCTCACCGAGAAGATGGTGCGTCGCCATCCTCACGTGTTCGCCGGGGAGGTCGCCGACACCCCCGAACAGGTGCTGGTGCACTGGAACGCGGCGAAGGCGGCCGAGAAGCGCACGCGACGCAGCGTGCTCGACGGTGTGCCGCGGGGGATGCCGGCGCTCGCGCTCGCACAGAAGCTCGCGGGCCGCGCCGCCGGTGCGGGCGTGACGATCGACCCGACACCGGCCGCCGTCTCGCCGGACTCGGAAGCGGAGCTCGGCGAAGCGCTCCTCGCCCTCGTCGCGACGGCGCGCGCCGAGGGCTGGGATGCCGAGCGGGCGCTGCGCGAGCGGCTGCGGGTGCTCGAAGACGACGTGCGCGCGGCCGAAGCCGCCTCCTGA
- a CDS encoding VOC family protein produces MSTDDTTNDTTAKTTAKTTAKTTANAPTTGTNGTYTTNGRPNSATSLTPFLAIPDAKQAIEFYRDVFGARVIDVTEFGGVVAHADLDFGLGLLQLGEPNPDYHLVRSPDGDDDCYSMGLYVSDVDAVVEKAVAAGAAVREAPAPFVSGDRFASIRDPFGVRWSVMTRVEDISDEESSRRVAEWAASFSAEPTDGAS; encoded by the coding sequence ATGAGCACTGACGACACCACGAACGACACCACCGCGAAGACCACCGCGAAGACCACCGCGAAGACCACCGCGAACGCCCCGACGACCGGGACGAACGGGACATACACGACGAACGGGCGCCCGAACAGCGCCACCTCCCTCACGCCCTTCCTGGCGATCCCCGACGCGAAGCAGGCGATCGAGTTCTACCGCGACGTCTTCGGCGCCCGCGTCATCGACGTCACGGAGTTCGGCGGGGTGGTCGCGCACGCCGACCTCGACTTCGGTCTCGGCCTGCTCCAGCTCGGAGAGCCGAACCCCGACTACCACCTCGTGCGCTCCCCCGACGGCGACGACGACTGCTACTCCATGGGTCTGTACGTCTCGGACGTCGATGCGGTCGTCGAGAAGGCCGTCGCCGCGGGAGCGGCCGTGCGTGAAGCGCCCGCGCCCTTCGTCTCGGGCGACCGGTTCGCCAGCATCCGCGATCCGTTCGGTGTGCGCTGGTCGGTCATGACCCGTGTCGAGGACATCTCCGACGAGGAGAGCAGCCGCCGGGTGGCCGAATGGGCAGCGTCGTTCAGCGCGGAGCCGACGGACGGCGCGAGCTGA
- a CDS encoding helix-turn-helix domain-containing protein yields the protein MVNPSRGVLYPARLPQFHRLPAPSSVADLVAWFWIPEWDIEPGRSSRQEVVAYPALNLVVDADAVTLSGATTRLSHRDLQGSGWAVGALLRPAAVVALIDDPSSLVDAERVLDAGEVVADLRRAVADAMEAGEGRRERAVEAVSRWLEKRVGPVGEPARQANAAMEVLMGDGAALTTEEAATRLAVSVRTLQRMTHRHVGLSPAAMIRRRRLQEAAQRVRDEPGVDLASIAAELGYADHAHLTRDFQAVLGIAPRVYRSETRG from the coding sequence ATGGTGAACCCGAGCCGCGGTGTGCTGTATCCCGCACGTCTGCCGCAGTTCCATCGGTTGCCGGCACCGTCGTCGGTGGCGGATCTGGTCGCGTGGTTCTGGATTCCGGAGTGGGACATCGAGCCCGGGCGCTCGTCGCGGCAGGAGGTGGTCGCCTATCCGGCGCTCAACCTCGTCGTCGATGCGGATGCCGTGACGCTGTCGGGCGCGACCACCCGCCTGTCCCACCGCGATCTGCAGGGGAGCGGATGGGCTGTCGGTGCCCTTCTGCGACCGGCAGCAGTCGTCGCGCTGATCGACGATCCGTCATCCCTGGTCGACGCGGAGCGGGTGCTCGACGCGGGAGAGGTCGTCGCCGACCTCCGCCGTGCCGTGGCCGACGCGATGGAGGCGGGTGAAGGGCGCCGGGAACGGGCGGTCGAGGCTGTCTCCCGGTGGCTCGAGAAGCGTGTGGGACCGGTTGGCGAACCTGCACGCCAGGCCAATGCCGCCATGGAGGTGCTGATGGGAGACGGGGCCGCCCTCACCACGGAGGAGGCCGCCACACGCCTGGCGGTCTCGGTGCGGACCCTGCAGCGCATGACGCACCGCCACGTCGGGCTCTCGCCGGCCGCGATGATCCGGCGTCGGCGCCTGCAGGAGGCGGCGCAGCGGGTACGCGACGAGCCGGGAGTCGACCTGGCTTCGATCGCCGCAGAACTCGGGTACGCCGATCATGCGCATCTCACGCGGGACTTCCAGGCTGTGCTCGGCATCGCGCCGCGGGTGTACCGTTCCGAGACGCGCGGCTGA
- a CDS encoding CocE/NonD family hydrolase, which produces MTDAPRLGGTARREYRRLSRSVDMPPQTHRKVTRTADIPVSADDGAALLTDHWHAEGSDGHTVLIRTPYGRDGIAGVALFLAERGHHVVVQSCRGTFGSGGVFDPLHDEVSDGQATMRWLRAQPWATGRVHSWGGSYFGVTQWAYCDGDVRPDALGIAISARRFDDAILYPGGGFSIDTPLTWAYALDIQERSLPSKAWALLRARRAFRRGALAIPPADAVRVARGADPQFFRDWVEHSDEGDPWWEPMHFAQDIESIPPVTLVAGWQDLFLVGQLADYAALRDAGRPVRLIIGDWVHGAPEITVIGACEVLRSFRADAAAEGVRLDVTGGGGPRELEIWPPPHSAMSMALTADGRLDRSGVEHPTAELTYRYDPADPTPDGGGRTLNPFSAGRRRQSTRERRDDVLVFTGDPLPEDLIVIGVPEIALRLASSNPRADLFVRLCEVDSRGVSRAVTDGYRRLSPDETGTEDTGTDVTGTDDTGTDDTGRIRLELAPLAHRFAAGSRLRVQVSSGAHPLHLRNSGTDDPVRDHSRLIASEQTVRVGGSDPATLTLPAAVTAGAHAGAASPAVHRRVPR; this is translated from the coding sequence ATGACCGATGCTCCCCGTCTCGGCGGCACAGCCCGCCGTGAGTACCGACGCCTCTCCCGATCCGTCGACATGCCCCCGCAGACGCATCGGAAGGTCACGCGCACGGCCGACATCCCGGTCTCGGCGGACGACGGAGCCGCACTCCTCACCGACCACTGGCATGCGGAGGGATCCGACGGGCACACCGTGCTGATCCGCACCCCGTACGGGCGTGACGGCATCGCCGGGGTGGCCCTGTTCCTCGCCGAACGCGGGCACCATGTCGTGGTGCAGAGCTGCCGGGGCACATTCGGGTCGGGAGGAGTGTTCGACCCGCTGCACGACGAGGTCTCCGACGGACAGGCGACGATGCGGTGGTTGCGCGCGCAGCCGTGGGCGACAGGACGCGTGCACTCCTGGGGCGGAAGCTACTTCGGCGTGACCCAGTGGGCCTACTGCGACGGCGACGTGCGTCCGGACGCCCTGGGCATCGCGATCTCGGCGCGGCGGTTCGACGACGCGATCCTCTACCCGGGCGGCGGATTCTCGATCGACACGCCGCTCACGTGGGCGTACGCGCTGGACATCCAGGAGCGGTCGCTGCCGTCGAAGGCGTGGGCACTGCTGCGCGCCCGCCGCGCCTTCCGTCGGGGTGCGCTCGCGATCCCGCCTGCAGACGCGGTGCGCGTGGCACGTGGCGCGGACCCGCAGTTCTTCCGCGACTGGGTCGAGCACAGCGACGAAGGCGACCCCTGGTGGGAGCCGATGCACTTCGCACAGGACATCGAGAGCATCCCGCCGGTCACTCTCGTGGCCGGATGGCAGGACCTGTTCCTGGTCGGTCAGCTGGCGGACTACGCCGCACTCCGCGATGCGGGGCGCCCGGTGCGCCTCATCATCGGCGACTGGGTGCACGGTGCCCCCGAGATCACGGTGATCGGCGCCTGCGAGGTACTGCGCTCCTTCCGCGCGGACGCCGCCGCGGAGGGCGTACGCCTCGACGTGACCGGAGGAGGTGGCCCGCGGGAGCTGGAGATCTGGCCCCCGCCGCATTCGGCGATGTCGATGGCCCTCACCGCCGACGGACGACTCGACCGAAGCGGTGTCGAGCACCCCACCGCCGAGCTGACATACCGCTACGACCCGGCGGACCCGACGCCGGACGGGGGCGGACGCACGCTCAATCCCTTCTCCGCAGGGCGACGCAGACAAAGCACCCGCGAACGCCGGGACGATGTCCTCGTGTTCACCGGTGATCCGCTTCCGGAAGACCTGATCGTCATCGGAGTGCCCGAGATCGCCCTGCGTCTCGCATCGTCGAATCCTCGAGCCGACCTGTTCGTGCGTCTCTGCGAGGTCGACTCCAGGGGCGTCTCCCGAGCGGTCACCGACGGGTATCGACGTCTCTCGCCCGACGAAACCGGCACCGAGGACACCGGCACCGACGTCACCGGCACCGACGACACCGGCACCGACGACACCGGCCGTATCCGGCTCGAACTCGCGCCCCTTGCCCACCGCTTCGCCGCAGGGTCGCGTCTGCGCGTGCAGGTGTCGTCCGGCGCCCACCCGCTGCATCTGCGCAACTCCGGCACCGATGATCCGGTGCGCGATCACTCGCGCCTGATCGCCAGCGAGCAGACCGTGCGTGTGGGAGGCTCCGATCCCGCCACCCTCACCCTGCCCGCCGCAGTGACGGCTGGGGCGCACGCGGGGGCGGCGTCACCCGCCGTTCACCGCCGCGTGCCACGATGA
- the hisS gene encoding histidine--tRNA ligase, with product MRDILPADKARRERVLSVIRERYLAHGFDEIETPVVEDYERLHAGIGGDNEKLSYNILRRGLDADAIRAAADDPAALSDLGLRYDLTVPLARFYASNRGQLPTVFRSIQIGPVWRAERPQKGRYRQFVQCDIDIMGDDSSRAEAELMVASLDAVDALGLEGATVRINDRRVLDWMLDSFGFTAEERPGVLITIDKLDKIGPEGVATELRERSASTAAADAFDAFLRRPQTMEYHPFGERQIRKALPEGAPAELIEHLVGIGEAVAAGRGQSDIPLVFDPFLVRGMGYYTGTIFELAHPSVGYSLGGGGRYDGMIGRFLGQQVPAVGFSLGFERLVDLIADEADAGARAVVLIHDAEVPVHELVRHKAALIAGGARVRLERRTKNVKALLERSAADGYTAFATVSTGADELELKPLS from the coding sequence ATGCGCGACATCCTCCCCGCCGACAAGGCCCGCCGTGAGCGTGTGCTCTCCGTCATCCGCGAGCGCTACCTCGCACACGGATTCGACGAGATCGAGACGCCCGTCGTCGAGGACTACGAGCGACTGCATGCCGGTATCGGTGGCGACAACGAGAAGCTCTCGTACAACATCCTGCGCCGTGGTCTCGATGCCGATGCGATCCGCGCCGCCGCCGACGACCCGGCCGCGCTCTCCGATCTCGGCCTCCGGTACGACCTGACCGTGCCGCTCGCGCGCTTCTACGCGAGCAACCGTGGTCAGCTCCCCACCGTGTTCCGCTCGATCCAGATCGGTCCGGTCTGGCGCGCCGAGCGTCCGCAGAAGGGCCGCTACCGTCAGTTCGTGCAGTGCGACATCGACATCATGGGCGATGACTCCTCGCGCGCCGAGGCCGAGCTGATGGTCGCCTCGCTCGACGCCGTCGACGCGCTGGGCCTCGAGGGCGCGACCGTGCGCATCAACGACCGCCGGGTGCTGGATTGGATGCTCGACAGCTTCGGGTTCACGGCGGAGGAGCGCCCAGGGGTGCTCATCACGATCGACAAGCTCGACAAGATCGGCCCCGAGGGGGTGGCGACCGAGCTGCGGGAGCGCAGTGCCTCGACTGCGGCCGCCGACGCGTTCGACGCCTTCCTGCGACGTCCGCAGACCATGGAGTACCACCCGTTCGGCGAGCGGCAGATCCGCAAGGCGCTGCCCGAGGGGGCACCGGCCGAGCTGATCGAGCACCTGGTCGGCATCGGCGAGGCCGTGGCCGCGGGGCGCGGTCAGTCCGACATCCCGCTCGTCTTCGATCCGTTCCTCGTGCGTGGCATGGGGTACTACACGGGCACGATCTTCGAGCTCGCGCACCCCTCCGTCGGGTACTCGCTCGGAGGTGGCGGCCGGTACGACGGCATGATCGGGCGCTTCCTCGGGCAGCAGGTACCGGCGGTGGGCTTCTCGCTCGGATTCGAACGCCTGGTCGACTTGATCGCCGATGAGGCCGATGCCGGGGCGCGGGCGGTCGTGCTCATCCACGATGCCGAAGTTCCGGTGCACGAGCTGGTCCGGCACAAGGCGGCACTGATCGCCGGCGGGGCCAGGGTGCGGCTCGAGCGACGCACCAAGAACGTCAAGGCGCTGCTGGAGCGATCGGCTGCCGACGGCTACACCGCCTTCGCGACCGTCTCCACCGGTGCCGACGAGCTGGAGCTCAAGCCGCTCTCCTGA
- the nhaA gene encoding Na+/H+ antiporter NhaA, whose amino-acid sequence MRISANPLRGQQFPAVLLLVAAGLGLLLANLPTHDALAAFLDFHIAIPGTALDLSIAHWVSDGLLAVFFLVVAIELRHELTHGELDSPRKAVQPAIAATGGVLVPIAVYLLIAGGDGTTAPGWPIPTATDIAFALGVLAMFGKGLPSRVRVFLLALAILDDIIGIIFIAVLFADDVQWLLFGLAIVGVAVFWALSRLLHAKGHPLIAVAMVLVGVLTWGLVASSGIHATIAGVLLGLVMSPVPAGRTRHALEPTVNGAILPLFAFVAAFVVIPAVSITQLSPAFWAIVVALPVGKIIGISLFGWLAMRIRPKGADPALPFADILAAGALGGIGFTVSLLLANLAFADDGGIRDQAILGVLVGSLIALVLSGIIVSLRARWYRRVASAAS is encoded by the coding sequence ATGCGCATCTCAGCGAATCCCCTCCGCGGACAGCAGTTTCCTGCCGTCCTCCTCCTCGTCGCGGCCGGGCTCGGGCTGCTCCTCGCGAACCTCCCGACGCACGACGCGCTCGCCGCCTTCCTCGACTTCCACATCGCGATCCCCGGCACCGCTCTCGACCTGTCCATCGCGCACTGGGTGTCCGACGGTCTTCTCGCCGTCTTCTTCCTCGTCGTGGCCATCGAGCTGCGTCACGAACTGACCCACGGCGAGCTCGACTCCCCACGCAAGGCCGTGCAGCCCGCGATCGCGGCAACCGGAGGCGTGCTCGTCCCGATCGCGGTCTACCTCCTGATCGCCGGCGGCGACGGCACCACGGCGCCGGGCTGGCCCATCCCCACGGCGACCGACATTGCCTTCGCCCTCGGGGTGCTGGCGATGTTCGGCAAGGGGCTGCCGTCGCGGGTGCGCGTCTTCCTGCTCGCGCTGGCCATCCTCGACGACATCATCGGCATCATCTTCATCGCGGTGCTGTTCGCCGACGACGTGCAGTGGCTGCTGTTCGGCCTCGCGATCGTCGGCGTCGCGGTGTTCTGGGCGCTGAGCCGGCTCCTGCACGCCAAGGGGCACCCGCTGATCGCGGTGGCGATGGTCCTGGTCGGCGTGCTCACCTGGGGCCTGGTCGCTTCCTCCGGCATCCATGCCACGATCGCCGGTGTGCTGCTGGGCCTCGTGATGTCGCCCGTTCCCGCCGGTCGCACCCGGCATGCGCTCGAACCGACCGTGAACGGTGCGATCCTGCCGCTGTTCGCGTTCGTCGCGGCGTTCGTCGTGATCCCCGCCGTGTCGATCACGCAGCTGTCGCCGGCGTTCTGGGCCATCGTCGTGGCCCTGCCCGTGGGCAAGATCATCGGCATCTCGCTGTTCGGCTGGCTGGCGATGCGCATCCGCCCGAAGGGCGCCGATCCGGCGCTGCCGTTCGCCGACATCCTCGCCGCGGGAGCCCTCGGCGGCATCGGCTTCACGGTCTCTCTGCTGCTGGCGAATCTCGCCTTCGCCGACGACGGCGGCATCAGGGACCAGGCGATCCTCGGCGTGCTCGTGGGGTCGCTGATCGCTCTCGTGCTCTCCGGGATCATCGTGTCGCTGCGGGCCCGCTGGTACCGTCGGGTCGCATCCGCAGCATCCTGA